A region of the Chelmon rostratus isolate fCheRos1 chromosome 1, fCheRos1.pri, whole genome shotgun sequence genome:
AGAAAGCGAGGGAAGAGGATACTCCTGtggggatgatggtggtgacaCAAATAGGTGGGAATTTCAAAGATCCGTGTTAGGTTGGAAAATTTGTAGGACAATTTCAGAGATGTGTGCTCAATCAGGATTCTAAGAAGTGGGATCAATATCATTGAGGGGGTATCAAAGTGTCGGAATGAGAGAGCCCTTAAAACCCGTGTATTTGGAGAAAAAAGCCATGTGACTGGCTTCCCACTTAAATCAGAAACAAGGAAGAAGTGTCGTACCACTGTCAGTAGAGGCTGAATCATTTTGGGATATTGCAACTGTGTATGAAGCGAGAAGACTGACAAGATGTCAAGAAGAGGAGAATGaggacagtcagtcagtgtttttggCTTTTGAAGGGGAGTTGCCAAAGGGAGTGTACATGTGTGTTACAAGGTGAGGCCATGTGAGAGAGCTCCTCTCAGATGTTTCTGCTTTCAGCAATATGGACATATGCTCCAGTATGTTGAGGAGTCTGAACATGTCGGCATTGCTATGTGGAGGAGTTCAAAGTGCCTGCACTGCGAGGGAAATCGCCATGTGGGGACAGCGAAGAGTCCGAAAAGAATTAAGGAAATAAAAGTGAACAAGATCAGAGCAGAAAAGGGTTTGAGATGCTGTGAAGCTGCTCGGGAAATGGAGAGAAATTTCAAATGATGCAATGCATGAAGAGACTAAGCAGAAAATGGAGCTGATTAGAGTATATGCATGGAAAAGAAGGTTTTGTGGCGTTTATCGCCATGTTCATTGTTTattacattgttttttgaaatgcaGAAGAAGTCAGACAGGATTAAGTTGGTGTTTGACACTTCCAGGAGATTCTTGAATGTTGAAAGCAAGTTGATTACTGTGAGTTTTTGAGTGTTGGTTAGCCAACAAGTTCACtttagactgttttttttttcctgttttgtttagtttttttaagttttagaTCTTAGAATGAGCCTTCAGATGTCAGACAGACCTGTGTCTTTCTGACGTCACTGTAATGATCATTTTCTGTGATCGCAGGTCACAGGCTGCTGTAAAAGAAGTGCTGCCAGCTCGCAAATCCCTTCGTCTCCAAAATAAAGAAGCAGAGATCTTGACACTTCCCCCTGAACCCAGAGGGATGCTGATCCATGAACAGGTAGCTACATTCACATAAGCTAATAATACACATCATGCCAtgtcactgctgtctgtctagcatttctttttcatgctgttcttttttatttcttgctTTTACTCACGTTggttatttaatttctttaaagtCTTCACCACTGAAGAAGCCTCCTGGCCCTCTGCCCATGAATCCAATCAACATGGAAGAGGGAAGCAAGCTGCCTTCACAACTTCTTGAGCTCTGGTCCGAGGTAGGACTCTCCTTGCGTGTTTCATGTCCTCATTACATTGTAGTTATTGTATTATAATTTTACTTGTTGCGTTAATTGATTTTCCCTCAAAACTGTAATTAAACGCTGTGCTGTTTAGTTGTTGACTTTTTTGCCACTAACACAAGAAGgcagaaaaatattttaaaaggtaaaaatattTTGGAGATGTCCCATGTCAGTGATGGTCAGGGTGTCATATGTTTGCTTATGCTGCTTCTGAATCAATTAGTAAGTCTTGAAATTTATTTTCATAGGAttcaaaagacagaaaggtgGAACTTGATCTGAAAGGGTaagtttttaagttttaattcTGACATTTCAGGCTATCGCTCAGGTTATAAAGTGACTGCTCCATCTCTGAGGGCACATTAGCTTCCTTTTGGTCACTGATGGTGAAACTGGTGTCTTTACGCAGGTACCGCTCAGCCCTTAAGAACATGAGGATAACTGAGGACCGAGTGGCCAAAGTGGTGAAGGACCgcatcttctctgctgccttccaCCCCTGCACCAGCAGCCTGCTAATGGCTGCAGGAGACAAGTGGGGAAAAGTTGGACTCTGGAAGCTggtgtgtttcctttttctctgttcttaTGATGATGTTGTAAATTTGCAtgtgaccactagagggcaggaAGTTGGTTCCAAAACAAGCACATAGCAAAAGGCCTTGAGGTAGCGCATCAGCTGGAAAGAGCCTACTGTAAACACATTAGTAAATAACAACAAAGCTACAGGAAGAAAGCCTAAAGTAAATGCCCTTAAAAAATCACAAACCTTTCATATCATGAAATCTACATTAAAAAAACCACACTTAcctttttgtgcatgtgtatattcCTTTAGGGTGGTGATTGGGACGATGATGGTGTGCTGCTCTTTGAGCCCCACACTCGTCCAGTGGGCTGCATGGCGTTCTCCACAGCTCATCCCACCCACCTGCTGAGCCTCAGCTATGACGGCTCTCTACGCTGCATGGATGTAGAGAAGGCTGTCTTTGATGATGTGAGATAACTCTAAATCCATCGAATGTACCTTTTAACATTCAATATTTTAAAGCTTGTAAGTTAAAGTGCCTGAATGCAAATTTTCTGTGCATACAAAAGGCTTATTTCTCTCACATTTTGAGAACAAATTTGTTCAAATCTGTGTTAGTGAGTATTTCTCCTTTTACAAGATAATGCTTCCACCTGACAGGTGTGGCATGTCACGATGCTGATTAAACAGGATGATTATTGCACAGGTGTGTCAAGGCTAGTCACAATCAAAGGCTGCTCTAGGAAATACAGTTTTATCACCCAACACGATCAATCAAATGTTCAAGAAATGCTCACCAACATGGATTTGAACAAATCTGTGCTCAAAGTTTGAGAGAAATAAGCCCtttgtgtgcacagaaaaaGTCTTAGATCTTTTATTTgcacttaataccttttattatgttccttcaaagtcttctaTATATAGTCAAAGTCCCTGAAATAAGTACATTAACTAAGTATCCTGCTCAAGTTGACGTCAGTCTGTTTGTACATTGTTGTAGGTGTATGACATCGACGATGGCCTGAAAACGTTTGACTTCATGTCACATGACTGTTCCACATTAGTGGTTGGGAACTGGTATGGAGAAGTTGCTATGGTGGATAGACGCACCTCAGGGTAACGTGTTATTGTTGATGATGTGTTGTAGTTTTTAGTAGCTCTAGCAGCACGGGTGAACATTTTATAAACACTTCATTTATCTGCAGGAATTCACACGAGTCCCTCCACCGGTTGGACCCCAAGACTCTGCGTTGTGTTAGTGTCCACCCTTTACAGAGGCAGTACTTTGCTGTGGCAGAAAGCAAGTATGTCTCATTGAGTTTATTAATTAAATGGTCCACATTTCTCAATCGAGTgccagtttttctttttgattgtACTGAATGAATGTTTTGATCTCATCTGCAGGGTAGTGCGTATTTATGACAGCAGATGCCTGAAGAAGACCAACAGCCAGGCAGTCTCCCAGCTGCATGGCCACTCTTTAAGCATATCCAGCGCTTATTTCTCCCCTTGTACAGGGAACAGGGTCCTCACCTCCTGTATGGATGACAACATAAGGTGATGCCGGCACAGCACTTTGAATGGTTGTGTTACATTTGCTGTTCTCATTTCAGTCTCAACTCAATGTCTATCCTGAACTCTTTTGCCAGGATATACGACACATCTGCAATGACTACTAAAGCTCCCTTGCTGACATCCATCAGGTACATCCACTTGTTTCAAAGACTTGCTGCTTTCCTGttcttttgtctcttctcttgAGACTCGTGTGACCTGAACTTACTCACAGATTGTTTTATCAATCTTCATTTTCAGACATGACATGCACACCGGGCGCTGGCTGACCAAACTATCTGCTGTGTGGGACCCCAAACGGGAAGATTGTTTTGTGGTGGGAAGCATGTCGAGGCCTCGGAGGGTTCAAGTGTTCCACGAAAACGGCCAGCTGCAGCACTCCTTCACAGATGGCGAGCACCTTAACACCGTGCTGTCCGTCACAGCTTTCCACCCCACCAGGAACGCCTTACTGGGCGGCAATGCGTCAGGGCGCCTGCACGTGTTCTCTGACTGAGTTGAAGACCAGCATGACCAAGACTGGGTGCTTTCAGTCAGATAGGAAGGAAGTAGTTTTGTCACAGTGAAGGTGTCCAACTCGCACAGTGTACTTGGATATCTCACTGTTACAATCTTCTCTTGCTTGTTCTCCCCTCTGGATCTCTGTAGAGTTTTAATACAGTATTGTTCCAATTCTCACACTATAGCTAAGTAACACACctgtaatgtaatgaaatacCACCCTTACAATCCTACAATGTGCAACAATAACGCCTGATTTCTCAACAGTATGTTCAATATCATAATGCCATGAATACAAACACATCATTACCATCAGTAAAAGTTCAACAATGTGTTTCATGCCCACTTTGTAGGAAATTCACATGCTCACAGTCACATGTTACAAGCTCAGAGCTACCTGGTAACCACAGTCTTGTACATGTAGCTATGATGCATCTCCACTGGATTATATACGTACACATACACCTAAAGAAGGTGTTGTGCTTTGATTTGAATAACTTTCCTGTTAAACATGTTAGAGGGTGTGGACTATACAAGGGCAGTTGCTACAATATACACAAGAGGCCCATAAAGGAGTCAGTTTAGATGTCATGCAGgtgtttgtttccatttttgtatgttttgctAATAAACTGTTTTCTCTATGCTTCTGGGCTTTTCATTATATTATTGTTGATGTCTTTCTGCAAGGTGTGCATGGGTGTGTTTTTCTACTGATGAGGATGACTTAACTCATCGTGGTAAAACACTGCCATAATTGACTTAGAGCTGTAAATATTAGCAAAATTATTTCGACCACCTGTCACTGCCGTTGTCCGCTTCTGCCAGAAGGTGGCGACATTTCCTCTGACTGGAGATATAAccaggagcaggagagaagacGTGAGTgaaattattatcattattgttattggCTGTTTGTCAGTCGAGACCTGCCCATTATTGTGATAGCATGAAATACTAACCAATGAGCTGCTTGGATGCTGTTTCACAGCGCAGAGTGGAGGGGCTAGCTACTAAACATTTAGCACGAGGCGCAAATAACACTCATCCGAGTCTCCGAATTGTCATAGTTACCGGCAGTCAGGAGTAAAATTACCAccttgttgctgttttgtcgatttgtctgtttttcatacGTGTCGCTGTAAGCGCATTAATATGGcgacaagacaaagaaaacgGAAAGTTGCTGTGAAGTTGCAGAAATTGGTGAGTTGaaatttaaatctgtttttgttaaCCTACATATCCTTGTTAGCTAGCTGCTCAGTATCATTAACACCGGCAACGTCTGGGAGCTAAACTTCAAGATTGCGTAACGTTAGTTACTATGGTAACATTGATATCAAGGAGCATTATCTCAGGAGCAAATGTGTTGTGAGTTTTGCTATAACTTTTGCTTCTGCGGAAAAGTTCAATGATTTTCTTTAGCTAACGTTAATTGTTAATAATGCAGGAAATGGCCCCTGTGGACCTCCAGGGAGCCGTCCGACGATCATCACGAAAGGCCCTTGCACCTAAACGCCTCATGTACTCTTCTGAAGGCAACACAGCTGAAAAATCAGGGAAGAAAAGGGTTAGAGACACTGTGGACACACATAAATTTTTGTGACGttattacattatatatatatttctataatTTGTATGCCCAATATTCTCATGTTTTGTTGATAGAGGATGAAAACGCGCTATAACAAAACCACCCAATATAACAGAAAAGACatcaaggaggaggaggaggatgttcaAAGTAGTGATGTGGAGGATACATCTGTAAGTATGAAAACCCTGAATTATTTATGATGGACACTGTGGTTTTTACAACTACATGTCTATGAATTTTGTTGTAACATGTACCAAAGTGAGTGTCAGACTGACACTAGTGTTTTGAACTCCTGCCTGACTAATGAAATGAAGTTGTTGAATGTTTCTCCAGTCAGTGCTGTATCGTTTGTGTAACACAGGGTGAACATGGAGGACTTTCAGCATATGAACTGGAGCGACTGGAGAACATCAGACAGAACCAAGCGTTCCTGTCCTCCATCAACTTATTCCAGGTAGGTAGATTGGTGGGGTAGTCCCACATCCACATGACCTTTCTCCCAGAAATCCACAAGCACTTGGTTTTAGGGCcaaacaataaatacagacattGTGAATGTCTCACAGACCTAAATATAAGTCTTGATTGTTTGAAGCCAGTTTATTTAATTCCAGATAAAGAAAGCgcaagaaaggaaatgtcaTGTACtgatttattaaaacaaaaaaaataacaacaacaacaacaaatttaaAACCCTGAAGTCAATACATCTATTGTTATTTATATAAACATGACAGTTAAATATAATATGTATTTAGGATTGTATTGCTAAGCTACGTGGATGTG
Encoded here:
- the LOC121608862 gene encoding WD repeat-containing protein 76-like, with amino-acid sequence MATRRTKREAVVKLPKLEMTPVDLEGAVRRSSRKAFGPKRLMYSPEGNTAEKPEKKRRTNTHDDEKTHNRKDIKEEEEDVQSSDVEHTPDERGGLSAYELERLENIRQNQAFLSSINLFQVTEELKQLTRPKPSQRGLMRSQAAVKEVLPARKSLRLQNKEAEILTLPPEPRGMLIHEQSSPLKKPPGPLPMNPINMEEGSKLPSQLLELWSEDSKDRKVELDLKGYRSALKNMRITEDRVAKVVKDRIFSAAFHPCTSSLLMAAGDKWGKVGLWKLGGDWDDDGVLLFEPHTRPVGCMAFSTAHPTHLLSLSYDGSLRCMDVEKAVFDDVYDIDDGLKTFDFMSHDCSTLVVGNWYGEVAMVDRRTSGNSHESLHRLDPKTLRCVSVHPLQRQYFAVAESKVVRIYDSRCLKKTNSQAVSQLHGHSLSISSAYFSPCTGNRVLTSCMDDNIRIYDTSAMTTKAPLLTSIRHDMHTGRWLTKLSAVWDPKREDCFVVGSMSRPRRVQVFHENGQLQHSFTDGEHLNTVLSVTAFHPTRNALLGGNASGRLHVFSD